In the Trichoderma atroviride chromosome 4, complete sequence genome, CTCGATATAGCGATAGTATGAGGCATTTGGCTTTGGGCCGGGGCatggctgtgctgtgctgtgctgtgctgttgctgtcTTGCGGTGAAGCTTTTCACCGTGTCTAGACCAGTCCAAATTCCCAGCGCCAGAGTCGATCGCCGTGTAAGAGGCCAGTGCGGCAAATGCGGAGTTTGCCGCGCCAGTCGAAAAATCACTTTTGGTGTGTTCCTCGTATATGCCGTCCAGTGTTTTTTGGACGTCttattgtttttttctgGCGGTTAGTAACGCGCCATCAATACACACCAATTTAGTACATGGCAGTTGCCAAGCTGTTTATACACGTATGTATGGAGTGTGCTTTATTGTAGTGCCGTGATGTACTCTACTAATGTCTTCAGATACATGCACTCTTGATGCCATCGTGCGCTGGATGCTTACTGCGGGATTGACTTACACAAAGACCCAAGTCTCACCGCTCCAGGGTCGGAGAATAAACCGGGCATGCTGGTCTCTCCTTGCTGCCGTAGTACCACCAGCTAACACTGCATGGACAGCACAAAACATTCAAAGGCAAATGAGGCGCACAAAAGGTCGAGAGAGAGCGCTGGGAATCGCCAAAGTGCCCGAGTCTGGGGAGCAGCTGGTCGAAGCTTGCTGCTCCCTGTAGCCCTAAGCCATGTCCGTCACTGGACCCTTGGCGGGTACTCGCTACTTTGGCGAGCGCGGACGCACAGTGCCGACGCAAGACAGTCCGCACTGGCGGCTCCATTATGCACGCGCTGCAGCCAGACCGCGCCTACAGGCATATTACGCCCCCATTGCCGCATATATTTCACGCTTTGAGGCATCACCAAGGCGTCGTTGCACGCCATCACCACTTTGCTGCATGCTCTGGATCCGCCCATCTCGAACCGGATCGTTGCCACGGCCGCCCCTCCTCGCGAAATTCCTGGGCTCTCCCCATATTTTGCCATGAGCTTATCACTGAGCGAGCCTTGGCATCTAGGAACATGCACCGCGCGCAAGCAGACGCACACGCCCCTACCACCCGGCGGTTTGATGGCCATGACCTCATGCACTTTGCTGTACGAAGCCTTTGGCAAGGTGCCTCTCGCCGCCTCCCACCCTAATGCGTCCCCGAGTACTCGCTCGACGTCTAGGCTGAGAGATATTCACGCATCATGAGTATATAGACGGAGGCAAGGAACAAGACCAGCGCGAAATGCCCAGCAGCGAACTGTCTGGgagctacagctacagcagaGAGCCCATATAAGAACGAGCCCTCTGCCACTCCACAGGTCTTCTCAGGGTACCACAGCTCACAGCCCTAAACCACTAAAAGCGGACAGCATTGTTCGGCAGCGACAATTTAGCGGCGGCTAATTGCGTTGACGACGGCGGTAGTGTCGCGGGCTCCGCCTATCACAGGCACCATTCATCGAGAAGAGCGACAAATgcagcaagaagacgaaagGGATGGCCCCGAGCAATGCTTGGCATCGCAACGGCGTGGCCTACATGGCTGAGTCAATGTTTTGCGCCTTTGGCgatgttttctttctatttctcCTATCCTGTTACCTATCATTGCTGTGTTGAgggttgctgctggtgcggAATAGGTTGGCGAGAGTACCAAGGTATTGGGTCTTTGTAGcctcctcctttctctcctcttttctctcctttaCGTTCGGACTCGCCCGGCAGTTCTGTGAAACGTGACTTTCAAAGGAGGCTAATGAAGAACACCAGCTCTCACTCATTTCCTTCTCTAGCACAAAGCTAAGAGCCACGCGGTCATAAAAGTCGCGCCGATAGAAAAGTGGCCGTAATACGTCTACTGGAGCGCATGTCTCACTAGAAACATAAAACGTCTACGCCCAAGCCATCAAAGGTCTTAGTAAAATATGCGAGCGCGGACACCAGTGCTCTAGGGGGGGAATTGCCCGTTCTCCATTGCGCCACGGCTGCAAAGGCCTCCTCTATCCCTATTCAATTGGCACAATTGCTGGCCATCATGCCACTAACCACGCTTAAATAACGGCAACTTGCGGCATTACAGTACCACAGTCGAGCAGATTTTGTCAATGCTAGACAATCGATTCTGAAGCGCTAGACAGACTACCGTCTATGGAGCCCGACTTACAAAAAAACCTTCTCGGTGCCCTAGAACACGGCAATAAGCTGTCAGTTGTCCCAACAGCCATCCTGAGAACAAGTGACGGGGCTTGTCAGGAGAGTGGGAATCTGTCTTCTTATAGCTGCTTGCTGAGAGGAAGCGAGCAACCCACTTTCGGATCTTTTACCAGGACATCTCTAGCGACCCAGCGCTATCGTTTGCGCGTATTTGTCTGCGCTGCTCAAATACGAAGCACTGTCGTGAGTGGTGAAACTGCAATGGAAGCGACCTTCCTTTcttgatgctggtgctggtgcatCACTCGGATCTGCGGCCTGCCGTTGCATCGTTGCATCTTTCTCATATATCATCTCCATATCACCTCGTTGTTGGTTGTGTGAAAGCAATGGTGAAACTCATCTCTCCGCCATGTGAAACGACAAAATGATTCTCGCGCGTCGCAGCATGGTTAATAGTATTGCCGtgtgagctgcagctggatatCGGCGATGTGAGCAGGGAAACTTTTCGCGGGATCTTCGATGGCCAGCAGACAGAGTCACTCCGCTTCTAAATAACCAGCAATTGTCTTCACGCAAATCATTTTCTTGTCGGAAGACAATTCTAAAGAAAATTTTCCATTTGCAACACGATGGACGGACTGGAGGGACAAAAAAATCGGCCCTTGTGCTGGCTTACCGTCGATAGTTCTGCAGCCAAGCCAGAGATGGTGGGTACGACCCGATGAGACATTATTTCGGCGCCCACGTGCGTGAGCTGCCACTGTCAGATAGAGACTCGCCAAAAGCTCGTGGCGCCCGCAGCTCTTTATCGGACGGTTTCGGGTCCGTTTCGAATATTGATTCTTGCTGCGATGCCACGTGCTCGAGCTCTGGCTGCATTTGGCTGCGATAATTTACTCTCGCCACCATCTTCGAATTTTCAATCGCCAACACAAGTCGTTTTACGAAAGTCCCTTTGTCGAATGACTCGAATGGGCCATTTAGAGAGCCTTCTAGAACTCGAACAACGGAGCTGTTGGTCATGGAACAAGAGTCCGGTGGATAAACCGTTtaccaccatcaccactgGCGCGATGCATTCCTCATCGCCAAGTGCAGTCGCGGCATCGCCAAGTATGATGGTGGCATCGCCAAGTACCTTGGCTGACATGTGCCATTTGAAAATCCATCTACTGCCAAGGTGTCGCATGCCCAATTGCCGTACCGCTAGATCAATTGGTCGCAGTAGTGCCGTACGGATTTAGCacatcgccaacgccaagtTATAATTCCCGTGATCGAGATTGCAAGTTATAGGAAGCTGCACTTGTTCAACGGTAGTAGCCTAAGAGCCAGGTTTACTTTGGTGAAACAATGTTATGCGTGATGTCCATTgtgattattattattattacatATTACAGAATGATTCTATATCCATGCCCAAGTGCTGGGGACTATTTTGGGTTCCCCTGGTCCTCCAAAGCTTGCTTCAACGCCTTGCCTGCCTTTTCCTGGCGCTTCTTGAAGGGTCGGAGAAACATGTCAGGAAGAGGGTTGGAGCTGTTTGCATGGTCTGCGGCAAACTCTACGCTGGCGCTCGAGCCAAATGCGCGATATGTCGTTTGGACTGCAAAGTGCAGCAGATCTGAGCCAACTCCCTTTCCTCGGTATCGCAGCTTGGTGGTCCAGGCGCGGATGATGCCTTGGCCATCTGTGCTGGCCTGCGCAGAACCCTTCTTCTTATTTAACTTGTCTCCCTTCAGTCTGAGAACGAGAGTGCCGATTGATTCTTCGCCAAAAAAGGCCGAAATGATGACATCCTCCTTGCCATCGGGGCCGGTGATCCATTCCTTCCAGCGAAATTTCTCCGCCTGCTCAAGGTACCTCGACGTATAAAATCGAACAAAGGACAGATATACGATGACGACGCCACAAAGCATCGTCAACACGGTGCCATAGCCGGCGTACTGGTATTGGCGATATACGCCGGCGCACGTCGCTACCAAGCCTGCGAGGCAGAGggggttgaagatgatggcggcagaggcagttTGGCGTTGCTGCGCAATGCTATCGGCCACCAGGTGCAGCGCATCTTGCTTCTCGCTGTCTCGTGTGACCACGCGATATGAGAGCGGCAGCACGCCGTCAAGCGCGTCCCTGGTGTCGCTGTTGTCGCTTTTTGGCTTCTCGGTCATGGTTTGGGAGTGTGTTGTGAGAGACATGGCAAGGCTTGATAGCGAGAGCTGAACCGAGGGGGAAAATTTTTAGATCCCGGGCTGAGCTTGAGCTAGGGTTGAGACCGATTGGGTATGAAGCTGGGATGGCACAATCCCCAAAATCCCCAAAaccttgctcttcttctttctgctcaCACGATCAAAAATAGGCAAAAGAGGAAGGAAAATCACTCAAAGTAAAAAATCAACCTTAAAAAGTAAGCTGCAGAAGTGGGAGCTATCCTGACCTGCGTGCAGGCTTATTGAGTGAAGCTGAAGTGGCGCGCATGAGTGAATTTGGAATTGATCAGCAGCTCATCGAGTGGGAATGGCCTCTAGGACGGTGGATTATAACACGATCTTCTACTGCAGCGCCACCAGAAATCGCAGAGATTCAGCCGTCTTGGGGCTCGCACGTGGGAGAATGCAGGCCTCATGCGCGGAGAGCCGTCAAGACGAGGCGAGCCCAGCATGGATCCGGCGCCGGGAGTCGCCACACTCGGTGTCCCTTTTAGGCAACCGACCGGGTCCAGCCTGAGACCCTTAGCCTCACCACCGTCTCGGTCGCCAAACCAGACGACCGGCAGCGGCAGACAAGGCAGTGGCGCTCTCAGATGCTCAGCTATGAGCCCTTCAGCATCCTCACGAGGCCGTATTTTTGGCAGCAAAAGAGCCTGCCAAGCCGCGAGTCAGAGCCGTATAGCCATGGCCTTTGGTGGCTCTTGACTCCCGGAACTCCTGCGCGCGATGCAGCTAAATTTCAAGCATATCCCAGTGTGGAGCGGCTTCGTCCCCCATACAGATGGGGTTATCTCGACAACGTGCCGATTTGCGAGCCCCTCATTGGCCGATCCTCCACATCCATCGACGCAAACCAGCATAGAAGCCATGCCGGGTCGACCACGCTCTGGGCTCTTTTATCTCGACGCTGACAGGCATTGCAGCCAATAGATTGACTAGAAACGCGTTAGAGTGCCTGATCTACTGCCCTTCCATCTCCGTCTATGGCTGCATTCGCGTCAGTTCATTATCAGTTTTTGGCCCGCTCCGAGAGGCAGACCAAGGCCAATATTGGACTTCGGTCGTCTTGGCTGGGAAAAGGGCCCGAGGAGTCGATCCACGATGGATCAAGCTGCCTGAAAAAGATTAAGATTAAAATCTCCTTGGGGAGTAGGACAGACAGATGTGAAGCAGTGCGGCTGTAGTATATATTTCCCCTGAGCCTGTCCCTTGTATCTGGCTGGactcttctttcccccccttctttccttgtttctcAACCACAAGTGTTCAAGACCCCCttgtctttttcctcttctcattGAAGAAGGGTGATAcaagctttttttctttggcttgtgTTGTTGCCTCTCATTACAattttacttcttcttctacttgtCGTTCATCATAAAAACTAAACAAAACTAAAAGCACAATGGCCTTCGGCAAGACTACCGGAGGCAACAGTGCCTACCACAACTACAACAATGACTTTCTCCACGTCCAGGATCTGAAcgagcgccgccgcctggcCCTTGCGGAGATCGACAAGGCTCCTTTCGGCTGGTACCATGTCCGTGCCATCGTGGTCGCTGGTGTTGGTTTCTTCACGGACTCGTACGACATCTTCACTGCCTCCATGTTGACCATTATGCTGGGCATCGTCTACTTCCCCGGTGTTGGTGTCATGCCTACCTCCTCTGACAGCGCCATCAAGCTCGCCACTTCTGCCGGTACCGTTATTGGTCAGGTTGGATTCGGTATCATGGCCGATTTGGTCGGTCGTAAGCGCATGTACGGTCTCGAACTCattgtcatcatcttcgctaCCATCGGTCAGGCCCTGACCAGCGGCTCCCCTGGTTGCGACATCATTggcctcatcatcttctggcgTGTGATTATGGGTATCGGTATTGGTGGAGATTACCCCCTTTCTTCCATTATTACCTCTGAGTAAGTTGACTCTCAAAACTGAGTGAGTTGGTGAGCGTTGGTTCGCTTACACGATTTGCTCCTATATAGGTTCGCTACTACCAGATGGCGTGGAGCCATGATGAGCGCCGTCTTTGCCATGCAGGGTCTCGGTCAGCTCACCGCTGCTCTTGTCATGCTCTTCGTCACTCTCGGCTTCAAGGGCTCACTGtcctccgccgccaaggtTGCTCAGTGCACTGGTGTTTGCCAGCTCGCTGTCGATAAGATGTGGCGTACCCTGATCGGTCTCGGTGCCGTTCCCGCCTGCATTGCCCTGTACTGTAAGTgactaagaaaaaaaaaggacccaCTTTCCAAGAGTTCCGTGTAAGAGCCGTTTGCTAACCTGGCCGTTACTCGCAGACCGTCTTACCATCCCCGAAACTCCTCGTTATACTTTCGATATCGCTCGTGATGTCGAGcaggctggcgatgatgtcgtTGCCTACGTTACTGGCAAGCGCGAGGGCCACCCCGACGAGATTGCCCGCATCACTGCCaacaaggctgccaaggagagcCTCCAGGTCCCCAAGGCCAGCTTCAAGGACTTCCTCGCCCACTACGGCAAGCTCAGGAACTTCCTCGTCCTGTTCGGCACTGCTGGTTCATGGTTCTGCCTTGATGTCGCCTTCTATGGTCTTTCTTTGAACAACGCTACCATCCTGAACGTCATTGGTTACTCCACCAAGAACGCCCCCACCGTCTACGAGTACCTGTACAACACCGCTGTTGGTAACATTGTCATTGTCCTCGCTGGTGCCGTCCCTGGATACTGGGTTTCTGTCGCTACCATTGATACTCTGGGCCGCAAGACCATCCAGTTTGGTGGCTTCGCCATCCTGACtattctcttcatcgtcatgggTTTCGCCTACAACCACATTAGCTCCAACGGCCTCCTTGCCATCTACGTTATCGCCCAGttcttcttcaactttgGTAAGTAAATGTCgatgagatttttttttctttccagtAAAATGCTAATAAGCACGCGACACAGGCCc is a window encoding:
- a CDS encoding uncharacterized protein (TransMembrane:10 (i40-58o64-85i121-140o146-167i188-210o234-252i325-345o369-391i403-423o506-523i)), yielding MAFGKTTGGNSAYHNYNNDFLHVQDLNERRRLALAEIDKAPFGWYHVRAIVVAGVGFFTDSYDIFTASMLTIMLGIVYFPGVGVMPTSSDSAIKLATSAGTVIGQVGFGIMADLVGRKRMYGLELIVIIFATIGQALTSGSPGCDIIGLIIFWRVIMGIGIGGDYPLSSIITSEFATTRWRGAMMSAVFAMQGLGQLTAALVMLFVTLGFKGSLSSAAKVAQCTGVCQLAVDKMWRTLIGLGAVPACIALYYRLTIPETPRYTFDIARDVEQAGDDVVAYVTGKREGHPDEIARITANKAAKESLQVPKASFKDFLAHYGKLRNFLVLFGTAGSWFCLDVAFYGLSLNNATILNVIGYSTKNAPTVYEYLYNTAVGNIVIVLAGAVPGYWVSVATIDTLGRKTIQFGGFAILTILFIVMGFAYNHISSNGLLAIYVIAQFFFNFGPNTTTFVVPGEVFPTRYRSTSHGISAASGKIGSIIGQGAIATLRTRGATKDNTAPWMDHVLEIYALFMLLGCFTTIFIPETARKTLEELSGEDDYAVTHHDDPVVRPGSEVVTMISADGESPKALA
- a CDS encoding uncharacterized protein (EggNog:ENOG41~TransMembrane:2 (i62-82o88-111i)), with translation MSLTTHSQTMTEKPKSDNSDTRDALDGVLPLSYRVVTRDSEKQDALHLVADSIAQQRQTASAAIIFNPLCLAGLVATCAGVYRQYQYAGYGTVLTMLCGVVIVYLSFVRFYTSRYLEQAEKFRWKEWITGPDGKEDVIISAFFGEESIGTLVLRLKGDKLNKKKGSAQASTDGQGIIRAWTTKLRYRGKGVGSDLLHFAVQTTYRAFGSSASVEFAADHANSSNPLPDMFLRPFKKRQEKAGKALKQALEDQGNPK